The sequence below is a genomic window from Cumulibacter manganitolerans.
GTGTCCACCGTCCGCGGAATGGTCGATCCCGACGATCTCGGCACGACGCTCATGCACGAGCACGTCTTCATCGTCGACCCCGACATCCTGCGCAACTACGGCGAGCACTGGGACGAGGAGCAGCGGATCACCGACGCCGTCCAGAAGCTGACCGCCGCGAAGGAGGCCGGCATCGACACCATCGTCGATCCGACCGTGGTGGGCCTGGGCCGGTACCTGCCGTGGGTGCAGCGCGTCAACGAGCAGGTCGACATCAACATCGTGCCGGCCACCGGCATCTACTCCTTCGGCGAGATCCGGCACTTCTTCGAGCACCGGGGCCCGGGCCAGCTGCTCGACATCCCCGAGCCGATGACCGAGCTGTTCGTCCGCGACATCCGGGAGGGCATCGCCGGGACGGGCGTCAGGGCAGCCTTCCTCAAACACGTCGTCGAGGAGTCCGGCCTCACGCCCGGCCAGACCCGTATCGCCACCGCGGTGTGCGAGGCGCACCAGGAGACCGGCGTCCCGATCACGGTGCACACCAACGCCGCGCACGAGATGGGGCGCGTCGCGATCGAGTTCTACGAGAAGCACAACGTCGACCTGACGAAGGTGGTGATCGGGCACGCGGGCGACTCCAACAACCTCGACTATCTGCGCTACATCGCCGACAAGGGCGCGATCATCGGGTGCGACCGATTCGGTCTGGACGTCTACAACACGACCGACCAGCGGATCGCCTCGATCGCCGCGTTGTGCAGGGAGGGCTACGCCGACCGCATCGTGCTCTCGCACGACGTGTCGTGCTACCTCGACTACTTCCCCGGCGAGCAGCAGGCCGCCATCGGCCAGGTCGCGCCCAACTGGCATCTGCTGCACATCACCAACGACGTCCTGCCCGCACTGCGCGAGCAGGGCGTGACCGACGACCAGATCAACCAGATGCTGGTCGAGACCCCCAAGCGTTACTTCAGCTAGATCCGTACACCCAACTAGGTTAGGAATGCACATGAAGGTCAAGGCAGCAGTACTCGCGGCACCGGACGCCGGCAAGTGGGACATCCAGGAGATCGAGGTCGGCGACCCGGTCGCCGGCGAGGTCCAGGTCAAGCTGACCGTTTCCGGCCTGTGCCACTCGGACGAGCACCTGCTCACCGGGGCCACCCCGGTGCCGTTCCACCCCGTGCTCGGCGGCCACGAGGGCGCCGGCGTGGTGACCAAGGTTGGCGACGGCGTGACGGGCCTGAAGGAGGGCGACCACGTCGTCCTGGCGTTCATCCCGGCGTGCGGCAAGTGCCGCCCCTGCTCGAAGGGCCTGCAGAACCTGTGCGACCTCGGCGCCGGCCTGCTCACCGGTGAGGCGATCGCCGACGGCACCTTCCGCTACACCACCGCCGACGGCAAGCCGATCATGCCGATGTGCCTGCTGGGCACCTTCTCGCCGTACGTCACGGTGCACGAGGCGTCGGTGGTGAAGATCGAGGACGACGTCCCGCTGGACAAGGCCGCCCTCCTGGGCTGCGGCGTGTCGACCGGCTGGGGCTCGGCGACCGAGATCGGCGGCACGAAGG
It includes:
- a CDS encoding phosphotriesterase family protein: MAKQVSTVRGMVDPDDLGTTLMHEHVFIVDPDILRNYGEHWDEEQRITDAVQKLTAAKEAGIDTIVDPTVVGLGRYLPWVQRVNEQVDINIVPATGIYSFGEIRHFFEHRGPGQLLDIPEPMTELFVRDIREGIAGTGVRAAFLKHVVEESGLTPGQTRIATAVCEAHQETGVPITVHTNAAHEMGRVAIEFYEKHNVDLTKVVIGHAGDSNNLDYLRYIADKGAIIGCDRFGLDVYNTTDQRIASIAALCREGYADRIVLSHDVSCYLDYFPGEQQAAIGQVAPNWHLLHITNDVLPALREQGVTDDQINQMLVETPKRYFS